The Equus asinus isolate D_3611 breed Donkey chromosome 4, EquAss-T2T_v2, whole genome shotgun sequence genome has a segment encoding these proteins:
- the INHBB gene encoding inhibin beta B chain, translating into MDGLPGRALGAACLLLLAAGWLGPEAWGSPTPPPSPAAPPPPPPPGAPGGSQDTCTSCGGFRRPEELGRVDRDFLEAVKRHILSRLQMRGRPNITHAVPKAAMVTALRKLHAGKVREDGRVEIPHLDGHASPGADGQERVSEIISFAETDGLASSRVRLYFFISNEGNQNLFVVQASLWLYLKLLPYVLEKGSRRKVRVKVYFQEQGHGDRWNVVEKKVDLKRSGWHTFPLTEAIQALFERGERRLNLDVQCDGCQELAVVPVFVDPGEESHRPFVVVQARLGDSRHRIRKRGLECDGRTNLCCRQQFFIDFRLIGWNDWIIAPIGYYGNYCEGSCPAYLAGVPGSASSFHTAVVNQYRMRGLNPGTVNSCCIPTKLSTMSMLYFDDEYNIVKRDVPNMIVEECGCA; encoded by the exons ATGGACGGGCTGCCCGGTCGGGCGCTGGGGGCCGCCTGCCTTCTGCTGCTGGCGGCCGGGTGGCTGGGGCCCGAGGCCTGGGGCTCGCCCACACCGCCGCCGtcgcccgccgccccgccgcctCCCCCGCCACCCGGAGCCCCCGGCGGCTCGCAGGACACCTGCACGTCGTGCGGCGGCTTCCGGCGGCCGGAGGAGCTGGGCCGGGTGGACCGCGACTTCCTGGAGGCGGTGAAGCGGCACATCTTGAGCCGCCTGCAGATGCGGGGCCGGCCCAACATCACGCACGCCGTGCCCAAGGCCGCCATGGTCACGGCCCTGCGCAAGCTGCACGCAGGCAAGGTGCGCGAGGACGGCCGCGTGGAGATCCCGCACCTCGACGGCCACGCCAGCCCGGGCGCCGACGGCCAGGAGCGCGTCTCGGAAATCATCAGCTTCGCCGAGACAG ATGGCCTTGCCTCCTCCCGGGTCCGCCTGTATTTCTTCATCTCCAATGAAGGCAACCAGAATCTGTTTGTGGTGCAGGCCAGTCTATGGCTTTACCTGAAGCTTCTGCCTTACGTCCTGGAGAAGGGCAGTCGGCGGAAGGTGCGGGTCAAGGTGTACTTCCAGGAGCAGGGCCACGGAGATCGGTGGAACGTGGTAGAGAAGAAGGTGGACCTCAAGCGCAGTGGCTGGCACACCTTTCCGCTCACCGAGGCCATCCAGGCCTTGTTCGAGCGGGGCGAGCGGCGACTCAACCTGGACGTGCAGTGCGACGGCTGCCAGGAGCTGGCCGTGGTGCCTGTATTCGTGGACCCTGGCGAGGAGTCGCACCGTCCCTTCGTGGTTGTGCAGGCGAGGCTGGGTGACAGTAGGCACCGCATTCGCAAGCGGGGCCTGGAGTGTGATGGCCGGACCAACCTCTGTTGCAGGCAACAGTTCTTCATTGACTTCCGCCTCATCGGCTGGAACGACTGGATCATCGCACCCATCGGCTACTACGGGAACTACTGTGAGGGCAGCTGCCCGGCCTACCTGGCCGGAGTCCCTGGCTCCGCTTCCTCCTTCCACACGGCTGTGGTCAACCAGTACCGCATGCGGGGCCTGAATCCCGGCACAGTGAACTCCTGCTGCATCCCCACCAAGCTCAGCACCATGTCCATGCTCTACTTTGATGACGAGTACAACATTGTCAAGCGGGACGTGCCCAATATGATCGTGGAGGAGTGCGGCTGTGCCTGA